In Brevibacillus brevis, a genomic segment contains:
- a CDS encoding ABC transporter permease produces the protein MNLARNLLLKKEKIEASDELVKETFWQDVFRSLRKDRMAIVGGIVILLFVLMALLAPLISPHDPYEVNLDRQFLKPSMENWLGTDMFGRDVLSRILYGSQISLLIGIVPSLITMGIGIVLGIVAGYFGRRTDFVIMTISDMVLSFPSLLLAMVVMYTLGASLLNIFIALSIVGWASTARVVRAQTLSLKNKEFVEAARAVGVKPYLIMLRHILPNCIPQLLVLFTLEIPGSILSEASLSFLGVGAQPPASSWGLMVSNGKEFLFNAPWVAIAPGIAILVIVLAFNFLGDGLRDALDPYLKQ, from the coding sequence ATGAACCTGGCGAGAAATCTCCTGCTAAAGAAAGAAAAAATCGAAGCGAGTGACGAACTGGTCAAGGAGACTTTTTGGCAAGACGTGTTTCGGTCGCTCAGAAAAGACAGGATGGCAATCGTAGGAGGCATCGTCATCCTGCTGTTCGTCCTGATGGCGCTTCTGGCGCCGCTCATTTCTCCCCACGACCCGTATGAAGTAAACCTCGACCGCCAGTTTCTGAAGCCGAGCATGGAAAACTGGCTGGGCACCGATATGTTCGGTAGGGATGTGCTGTCCAGGATCCTATATGGCTCGCAAATCTCGCTTTTGATCGGGATCGTTCCCAGCTTGATTACCATGGGCATCGGAATTGTACTGGGGATCGTCGCCGGCTATTTCGGACGGAGGACCGACTTTGTCATTATGACGATTTCCGATATGGTCCTTTCTTTTCCGTCCCTGCTGCTCGCGATGGTGGTCATGTACACCCTCGGAGCGAGCCTCCTGAATATTTTTATCGCGCTCAGCATTGTGGGGTGGGCAAGCACGGCCAGGGTCGTGCGGGCACAGACGCTTTCGCTCAAGAACAAGGAGTTCGTTGAAGCCGCCCGGGCAGTAGGAGTGAAGCCATACCTCATTATGCTCCGGCACATTTTGCCCAACTGCATCCCCCAGCTCCTCGTGCTTTTCACGTTGGAAATCCCCGGATCCATTTTGTCCGAAGCGAGTCTCAGCTTCCTGGGGGTAGGAGCGCAGCCACCGGCATCGAGCTGGGGACTTATGGTGTCGAACGGAAAGGAATTTTTATTCAATGCCCCTTGGGTCGCCATCGCTCCGGGGATCGCCATTCTCGTCATCGTCCTGGCGTTCAATTTCCTGGGAGACGGTCTGCGCGACGCACTGGATCCATATTTGAAACAATAG
- a CDS encoding ABC transporter ATP-binding protein, which translates to MSDANTILKINHLKTYFYTEKGVVPAVDDVSLQVKKGQIVGIVGESGCGKSMTSLSIMQLVASPGKIAGGEIWFDGKNLVGRSKKEMRSIRGNEISMIFQEPMTSLNPVYPVGKQVAEALLLHHETMSKAEAKEAVIEMFRMVGIPEPRKRYGVYPHQLSGGLRQRVMIAMALICRSKLLIADEPTTALDVTIEAQILKLMKNLQAEIDTSIIMITHNLGIVAEMCDYVYVMYAGKIMEQADVYELFDDPKHPYTEGLLRSIPRKDVQQNKAKGLYSIEGMVPNMLQLPTGCRFHPRCEYAVDACRREEPELVDLGNGHLVRCIKYMQ; encoded by the coding sequence ATGAGCGACGCCAACACCATTTTGAAAATCAACCATTTAAAGACGTATTTTTACACCGAGAAAGGAGTGGTGCCAGCTGTCGACGATGTCAGCCTCCAAGTGAAAAAAGGGCAGATCGTCGGAATCGTCGGAGAGTCAGGCTGCGGGAAAAGCATGACTTCTTTGTCGATCATGCAGCTGGTGGCTTCCCCTGGAAAAATCGCGGGTGGAGAGATTTGGTTCGACGGAAAGAACCTGGTGGGGCGTTCCAAGAAAGAGATGCGCTCGATCCGCGGTAATGAAATCTCCATGATCTTTCAGGAGCCGATGACGTCCCTCAATCCCGTCTATCCTGTCGGCAAACAAGTAGCCGAGGCGCTGCTGTTGCACCATGAAACGATGAGCAAAGCGGAAGCGAAGGAAGCCGTGATCGAGATGTTCCGGATGGTGGGCATACCGGAGCCCCGGAAAAGGTACGGCGTCTACCCCCATCAATTGTCGGGTGGCTTGCGGCAGCGAGTGATGATCGCCATGGCACTCATCTGCAGATCCAAGCTGCTGATCGCCGATGAGCCAACGACTGCACTCGATGTGACGATCGAAGCGCAAATCTTGAAACTGATGAAAAACCTGCAGGCCGAGATCGACACGTCCATCATCATGATCACGCACAACCTGGGAATCGTGGCGGAAATGTGCGATTACGTCTATGTCATGTACGCGGGGAAAATCATGGAGCAAGCGGATGTGTACGAGCTGTTCGACGACCCCAAGCACCCGTATACCGAAGGGCTGCTAAGGTCAATTCCGCGGAAGGACGTGCAGCAAAATAAGGCAAAAGGCTTGTACAGCATTGAAGGAATGGTGCCGAATATGCTTCAGCTCCCGACCGGTTGCCGTTTCCATCCACGCTGCGAATACGCCGTTGATGCATGCAGGCGGGAGGAGCCTGAGCTGGTCGACCTCGGCAACGGACACCTGGTGAGATGTATCAAATACATGCAGTAG
- a CDS encoding dipeptide ABC transporter ATP-binding protein: MQQALMQVKHLKKYFSIDGGLFRKGDGAVHAVDDISFDVYEQETLAIVGESGCGKSTLGRTLIRLLEATGGTAMFAGQDIFSLSQAEMRPLRKQMQIVFQDPFASLNPRMKVADIIAEPIITHESMGRSERDERVAELMEQVGLRRAYGSRYPHMFSGGQRQRIGIARALALQPKFIVCDEPVSALDVSIQSQIINLLQRLQEQNGLTYLFISHDLSVVRYFSDRIGVMYLGKMMELGPTNEVYERPFHPYTKFLIAAAPSPNPHARHQEKLILEGDIPSPLNPPSGCRFHTRCPYVQDICKNLEPATQQIEGRAVACHFPLV; this comes from the coding sequence ATGCAGCAGGCACTGATGCAAGTCAAGCATCTGAAAAAGTATTTTTCGATAGACGGAGGACTCTTCAGAAAGGGAGATGGTGCCGTACACGCGGTGGATGATATCAGCTTCGATGTGTACGAGCAGGAAACACTGGCGATTGTCGGCGAATCGGGGTGTGGGAAGAGCACATTGGGGCGTACGCTGATCCGCCTGCTGGAAGCAACAGGGGGCACTGCCATGTTTGCGGGGCAGGACATCTTCTCCTTGTCTCAAGCGGAAATGAGGCCATTGCGAAAACAGATGCAAATCGTGTTTCAGGATCCGTTCGCGTCGCTGAATCCGCGGATGAAGGTAGCGGACATCATCGCGGAGCCGATTATCACTCATGAATCGATGGGGCGATCTGAGCGTGATGAGCGCGTCGCAGAGCTGATGGAGCAGGTCGGGCTGAGGAGAGCGTACGGTTCGAGGTATCCGCACATGTTCAGCGGAGGGCAGAGGCAGCGGATTGGCATAGCCCGAGCATTGGCCTTGCAGCCGAAATTCATCGTGTGCGATGAGCCGGTGTCCGCTCTGGATGTGTCGATTCAATCGCAGATCATCAATTTGCTGCAAAGACTTCAGGAGCAAAACGGGCTGACCTATTTGTTCATCTCGCACGATTTGAGCGTCGTCCGTTATTTTTCTGACCGGATCGGAGTCATGTATTTGGGGAAAATGATGGAGCTGGGACCAACGAATGAGGTGTATGAACGGCCTTTCCACCCATACACCAAGTTCTTGATTGCGGCGGCACCGAGCCCGAATCCGCATGCCCGCCATCAGGAAAAGCTGATCTTGGAGGGGGACATCCCAAGTCCGTTGAACCCGCCGTCCGGCTGCCGTTTCCACACGAGATGTCCGTATGTGCAGGACATTTGCAAGAACCTGGAGCCAGCTACCCAACAGATCGAGGGGAGAGCGGTCGCCTGTCATTTTCCACTGGTGTAG
- a CDS encoding ATP-dependent DNA helicase: MERYPFAYDPSEPFLSQVSDWVADVFYETLPEAGFEVRDEQIYMAFQLERAFAEKQTIFAEAGVGTGKTLAYLLYAVCYARYMRKPAIIACANESLIEQLVKPQGDIAKLARHLGFTIDARLSKSPDQYLCLRKLDEARFHPEEGEAFQTIYTELPSFVHSHEAMQSFHPYGDRSGYPELDDEKWGQVAWDSFQDCFSCDRQHRCGQTLSRNHYRQSADLIICSHDFYMEHVWTYESRKRGGQLPLLPSHSSVIFDEGHLLETAAQKALTYKLNHGVFEEIITRLLKGEIRESLAVAIEDAITQSEELFARLRQQSLTVVGSTRKEVRFDESLVALIARFTDLIDWIEEELALESGLYTLDEFQLRIVEEHLEMMQLALRLFREPERVISWVTEEAAGTTLVVMPRLVQEVLHERVFSERMPIVFSSATLSVDGSFQYIADSLGISGYLSFSVPSPYEYAEQMEAIVPRLAASSVFAQKLDAAGKLLKRTDGRALLLFPSMEEMAQFKKAAADDPALAGQQFYFEGDQEISHLIARFQEEEKSSLCAVTLWEGLDVPGPSLSNVIIWSLPFPPNDPVFAAKRKGAADPYEEVDLPYMLLRLRQGIGRLIRSREDRGIVAVFSEELSRDEKLRKHVRDVFPTGVAWQETW; encoded by the coding sequence GTGGAACGGTATCCTTTTGCATACGACCCGTCCGAGCCTTTCCTTTCGCAGGTAAGCGACTGGGTGGCGGACGTTTTTTACGAAACATTGCCGGAAGCAGGCTTTGAAGTCCGTGATGAACAGATCTACATGGCTTTCCAGCTCGAGCGGGCATTCGCGGAAAAGCAGACGATTTTTGCGGAAGCAGGGGTAGGTACGGGCAAGACGTTGGCCTATTTGCTCTACGCAGTCTGTTACGCTCGTTATATGAGGAAGCCAGCCATTATCGCCTGTGCGAACGAATCCTTGATCGAACAGCTGGTCAAGCCGCAGGGGGACATCGCCAAGCTCGCCCGCCATCTCGGCTTCACTATCGATGCGCGGTTGAGCAAATCGCCGGACCAATATTTGTGTTTGCGCAAGCTGGATGAGGCCAGGTTTCATCCAGAGGAAGGGGAGGCGTTTCAGACCATTTACACGGAGCTGCCTTCCTTCGTCCATTCCCATGAGGCGATGCAATCGTTTCATCCGTACGGGGATCGCAGCGGCTATCCCGAGCTGGACGACGAAAAATGGGGACAAGTCGCCTGGGATTCGTTTCAGGATTGCTTCTCCTGCGATCGGCAGCACCGCTGCGGCCAGACGTTGTCTCGAAACCACTACCGGCAGTCGGCCGACCTGATTATTTGCTCGCACGATTTTTACATGGAGCATGTCTGGACCTACGAATCCCGGAAACGGGGTGGCCAATTGCCGCTTTTGCCCAGCCACAGCTCGGTCATCTTCGACGAGGGTCATCTGCTGGAGACCGCCGCTCAAAAAGCGTTGACCTACAAGCTGAACCATGGCGTCTTTGAAGAAATCATCACACGCCTTTTGAAGGGCGAGATTCGCGAGTCGCTGGCGGTCGCAATCGAAGACGCCATCACGCAAAGCGAGGAGCTGTTTGCTCGTCTCCGGCAGCAGAGTCTGACTGTAGTCGGATCCACCCGCAAAGAAGTTCGCTTCGATGAGTCATTGGTTGCTCTGATTGCCCGGTTCACTGACCTGATCGACTGGATCGAGGAAGAGTTGGCACTGGAGAGCGGGCTTTACACGCTGGACGAGTTTCAGCTTCGTATTGTCGAGGAGCATTTGGAAATGATGCAGCTCGCTCTCCGCTTGTTCCGGGAGCCGGAGCGCGTCATCTCGTGGGTGACGGAGGAGGCGGCTGGCACGACGCTGGTCGTCATGCCAAGGCTGGTGCAAGAAGTACTGCATGAACGGGTATTCTCGGAACGGATGCCGATCGTCTTTTCCTCGGCGACACTCTCCGTGGACGGCTCGTTCCAGTACATCGCGGACAGCTTGGGAATCAGCGGGTATTTGTCCTTTTCCGTCCCTTCCCCGTACGAGTACGCGGAGCAAATGGAGGCGATCGTCCCGAGGCTGGCGGCTTCGAGTGTGTTTGCCCAGAAGCTGGATGCGGCAGGGAAACTGCTGAAGCGAACAGACGGACGGGCGTTGCTGCTGTTTCCTTCCATGGAGGAGATGGCGCAATTCAAGAAGGCGGCAGCCGATGATCCCGCGCTCGCAGGGCAGCAGTTCTACTTCGAGGGGGACCAGGAAATCAGCCATCTCATCGCGCGCTTCCAAGAGGAAGAAAAAAGCAGCCTGTGCGCCGTGACGCTGTGGGAAGGACTCGATGTACCCGGACCGTCACTGTCCAACGTCATCATTTGGTCGCTTCCGTTTCCTCCGAACGACCCGGTGTTTGCAGCCAAGAGAAAAGGGGCAGCAGATCCGTACGAAGAGGTCGACCTCCCCTACATGCTCTTGCGGCTGCGTCAAGGCATCGGCAGGTTGATCCGCTCGAGAGAGGACCGCGGAATTGTAGCAGTGTTCAGCGAAGAGCTGTCCCGTGACGAAAAGCTGAGAAAACACGTTCGCGATGTATTCCCGACGGGAGTAGCATGGCAAGAGACATGGTAG
- a CDS encoding multicopper oxidase family protein codes for MAAILALSACSPGSTVEDGGPHSGMDPSAMNHDAHQTGAAQSTIGQGGDQPTSTLPVSAEPFEVLTGSSFTLTAKETTLQLDEKTKKTVWTYNGTVPGPQLRVKQGETVRVVLKNELPEPVTIHWHGLPVPNNMDGIPGVTQNAVRPNESFTYEFVANTVGTYWYHSHQKSSEQVDKGLYGSIVVEPKEPPAKPADQDFTLVLDEWLADDSMAQMHGGTGMDRSGMNHGNMGNMNHGSAPSSDQNAHSGMSGMDGQMSDAEMMPLMYTIFSVNGKTGAAIPPLSVKEGERVRIRLVNAGYLSHKLNLQGHEFQIVATDGQPINNPPLVNGQLLNIAPGERYDIEFIANHPGKWLLEEQGKNPGAKSLAVPIVYEGYADKAATPGTEDLPTVDITKYGEAAKSRFTLEQAYDITYQMDLNTEMAKGKMAFTINGKTFPDVPPLNVKKGDLVKVTMVNRSPKDVHPMHLHGHFFQVLSKNGQPVSGSPLIKDTLNILPGESFVVAFQADNPGNWMFHCHDLGHAAQGMVAEVKYAGYHPDFTPDPTVGNMPE; via the coding sequence ATGGCCGCCATTCTGGCACTTTCTGCATGTTCTCCCGGATCCACGGTGGAGGATGGCGGACCTCATTCGGGCATGGACCCGTCAGCCATGAATCACGACGCCCACCAAACGGGAGCGGCTCAGTCAACCATAGGCCAAGGAGGCGATCAACCGACGAGCACCCTGCCAGTCTCTGCAGAGCCTTTCGAAGTGCTGACAGGCAGCTCCTTTACATTGACGGCCAAGGAAACGACCTTGCAGCTCGACGAGAAGACGAAGAAAACCGTCTGGACTTACAATGGGACAGTCCCCGGACCACAGCTGCGGGTCAAGCAGGGAGAGACGGTGAGAGTCGTCCTGAAAAACGAATTGCCAGAGCCGGTCACTATCCATTGGCACGGCTTGCCTGTTCCGAACAACATGGACGGCATACCAGGGGTCACCCAAAACGCCGTCAGGCCGAATGAAAGCTTTACCTATGAGTTTGTGGCCAATACGGTCGGAACCTACTGGTATCACTCGCACCAAAAGAGCTCCGAACAAGTCGACAAGGGACTGTATGGCTCGATTGTCGTAGAGCCGAAAGAACCCCCTGCGAAACCCGCAGACCAAGACTTTACACTGGTGCTGGATGAATGGTTGGCGGACGACAGCATGGCCCAGATGCACGGCGGAACAGGGATGGATAGGAGCGGTATGAACCATGGAAACATGGGAAACATGAATCACGGCTCAGCGCCGTCGTCTGACCAAAACGCGCATTCAGGCATGAGCGGAATGGATGGACAAATGAGCGACGCTGAAATGATGCCGCTGATGTACACCATTTTCTCGGTCAATGGAAAGACGGGAGCGGCGATCCCTCCCCTTTCCGTCAAGGAAGGAGAACGGGTCAGAATCCGCCTCGTGAACGCAGGCTATCTGTCCCACAAGCTGAATCTGCAAGGCCACGAGTTCCAGATCGTAGCAACTGACGGACAGCCGATCAACAATCCGCCTCTCGTCAACGGACAGCTGCTCAACATCGCACCCGGTGAGCGGTACGATATCGAGTTCATCGCCAATCATCCCGGCAAATGGCTGCTCGAGGAGCAAGGCAAAAATCCGGGGGCCAAATCGCTAGCAGTCCCGATCGTCTACGAAGGCTACGCGGATAAAGCCGCAACGCCCGGCACGGAAGATCTGCCGACCGTGGATATCACCAAGTACGGTGAGGCGGCAAAAAGCAGGTTTACTTTGGAGCAGGCCTATGACATTACGTACCAGATGGATTTGAATACAGAGATGGCCAAAGGCAAGATGGCATTCACGATCAACGGCAAGACCTTTCCCGATGTCCCGCCTTTGAATGTCAAAAAAGGAGACCTGGTCAAGGTCACGATGGTCAACCGTTCTCCGAAGGACGTCCATCCGATGCACTTGCACGGCCACTTTTTCCAGGTGCTCAGCAAAAACGGACAGCCGGTATCCGGGTCTCCCCTCATCAAGGACACCCTGAACATCTTGCCCGGAGAGTCGTTCGTCGTCGCTTTTCAGGCAGACAATCCCGGCAATTGGATGTTTCACTGCCACGATCTCGGCCATGCGGCGCAAGGGATGGTTGCCGAGGTCAAATACGCAGGCTACCATCCGGATTTCACGCCGGATCCGACGGTAGGCAACATGCCGGAATGA
- a CDS encoding acyltransferase family protein, whose amino-acid sequence MPEPLKGTSRYMAGIDGLRAVAVLAVIVYHLNFNWAPGGLLGVGIFFVLSGYLITDLLIAQWSRLGRLDMKDFWLRRARRLLPALLLLLVFTMVWVTFFKPEHLPAMKGDVPAALLYVSNWWLIFQDVSYFEKFGPPSPFGHLWSLAVEEQFYLVWPLLLALGLRFVKRRGPLVAMTLTVSALSAVLMVLLYEPGADPSRVYYGTDTRVFALLIGAALAMVWPSRKLSEDITRRARTLLDFSGVAGLAVLLFAIWKTNQYDDFLYQGGLVFFSIVSAVVVAVLAHPASRFARWMGCKPLKWLGVRSYGIYLWHYPVIVLTSPGSEQADEFAIPRAILQVAACIVLAALSWKYVEEPIRHGALGRIWSGLRSKNVRQKRRDTRLIASICAFILCVIYFGVTSLTSDATESPVSAASKATSTAGQDMSSSDKPKNDGYTAENAASTPQKQTAPPAKPAAASQKTSEAGSKEKGTKTKPTQTTPHKSAKDNENPATSNGKPQGNAQTPPEAPEATNGNPTDPQTGTDPNSQGNPSDKPDKPDGKEEKPVHSGKGITAIGDSVMLDIAPHLEKLLPGIAVDAKIGRQMSQAPGVVADLKENGQLGKIVIIELGTNGSFSEKQLLKLLQSVGDVDHIILINARVPKPWESVVNETLASVVATYPNATLIDWYTASAGKDSFFYKDGVHLNPEGSQFYAQLVAKTIAKLLAGK is encoded by the coding sequence ATGCCTGAGCCACTCAAAGGCACCAGCCGGTACATGGCTGGAATCGACGGGCTGAGAGCTGTTGCCGTGCTTGCCGTCATCGTTTATCACCTCAATTTCAACTGGGCGCCGGGAGGTTTGCTTGGCGTCGGCATCTTTTTTGTCCTCTCTGGATATCTCATTACGGATTTGCTCATCGCGCAGTGGAGTCGGCTTGGTCGACTCGATATGAAAGATTTTTGGCTCCGTCGCGCTCGGCGCCTGCTGCCGGCACTGTTGCTGCTGCTAGTGTTCACGATGGTGTGGGTGACCTTTTTCAAGCCTGAACATCTCCCCGCTATGAAAGGCGACGTGCCTGCCGCTTTGCTGTACGTCAGCAACTGGTGGCTCATCTTTCAGGATGTTTCTTATTTCGAAAAGTTCGGCCCTCCCTCGCCGTTCGGACATTTATGGTCGCTTGCGGTCGAGGAGCAGTTTTACTTGGTCTGGCCCCTGCTGCTCGCCCTCGGTCTCCGCTTTGTCAAGCGCCGCGGCCCGCTCGTCGCCATGACACTGACTGTCTCCGCTCTGTCCGCTGTTCTCATGGTCTTGCTGTATGAACCGGGAGCAGACCCAAGCCGCGTCTATTACGGAACGGATACGCGGGTATTCGCTTTGCTGATCGGAGCGGCGCTCGCCATGGTCTGGCCGAGCCGCAAGCTGTCAGAAGACATTACCCGCAGAGCGCGTACTTTGCTCGATTTCAGCGGAGTCGCAGGACTCGCCGTTTTGCTCTTCGCCATCTGGAAGACCAACCAGTACGACGATTTTCTCTACCAGGGCGGCCTCGTCTTCTTCTCGATTGTAAGTGCGGTTGTCGTAGCGGTACTGGCACACCCTGCCAGCCGATTCGCTCGCTGGATGGGCTGCAAGCCGCTGAAATGGCTAGGCGTGAGATCCTATGGCATTTACCTTTGGCATTATCCGGTCATCGTGTTGACCAGCCCGGGGTCGGAGCAAGCCGACGAATTCGCCATACCCCGGGCAATCCTGCAGGTAGCTGCCTGCATCGTGCTTGCCGCTCTGTCTTGGAAATACGTCGAAGAACCAATTCGCCACGGCGCGCTGGGGCGGATCTGGTCCGGACTGCGCTCGAAGAATGTCCGCCAGAAAAGGCGGGATACACGCCTCATCGCCTCCATTTGCGCGTTTATCCTGTGTGTCATCTATTTCGGAGTCACGTCTCTGACGTCAGATGCGACCGAAAGTCCGGTCTCAGCTGCGAGTAAGGCGACAAGCACTGCCGGGCAGGATATGAGCAGTAGCGACAAGCCAAAGAACGACGGATATACGGCTGAAAACGCCGCTTCCACCCCGCAGAAACAGACGGCGCCCCCGGCCAAACCAGCTGCGGCGTCACAAAAGACGAGCGAGGCCGGCTCCAAAGAAAAGGGCACGAAGACAAAACCGACGCAAACCACTCCCCACAAGTCAGCGAAGGACAATGAAAATCCTGCCACGTCGAACGGGAAGCCCCAAGGGAATGCACAAACTCCGCCGGAAGCGCCTGAAGCAACGAACGGGAACCCGACCGATCCACAGACTGGTACCGACCCGAACAGCCAAGGAAATCCATCCGACAAGCCTGACAAACCGGACGGAAAAGAGGAGAAACCCGTCCATTCCGGAAAAGGGATCACGGCCATTGGCGATTCGGTCATGCTGGATATCGCTCCCCATCTGGAGAAGCTCCTGCCCGGCATCGCCGTGGATGCGAAAATCGGCAGACAAATGTCACAAGCCCCTGGCGTCGTTGCGGATTTGAAGGAAAACGGCCAACTCGGAAAGATCGTGATCATCGAGCTTGGCACGAACGGATCCTTCAGCGAAAAGCAGTTGCTCAAGCTGCTTCAGTCAGTGGGCGACGTCGACCACATCATTCTGATCAATGCAAGGGTTCCGAAGCCTTGGGAAAGTGTCGTCAATGAGACGCTGGCGAGCGTAGTCGCCACTTACCCGAACGCGACGCTGATCGACTGGTACACGGCCAGTGCTGGCAAAGATTCTTTCTTTTACAAGGACGGAGTCCATCTCAATCCGGAAGGCTCCCAATTTTATGCCCAGCTCGTGGCGAAAACGATCGCCAAGCTTCTGGCGGGAAAATAG
- a CDS encoding SDR family oxidoreductase translates to MHIRQMFDLKGKVALVTGGGRGLGEQIAKGLAEAGADVAVCSRKLENCQQIAQELQEMGVRSLALACDVTKPEDINRTVAEVMERFGTIDILVNNSGATWGAPVVDMPLEAWNKVMDVNVTGTFLMSQAVGRHMIEKGYGKIINIASAAGLRADPPEGLNAIGYSTSKAAVIHFTRDLARKWARHGIYVNAIAPGFFATKMTKALLEKRGDAIAAKIPLGKIGDETMLKGAAVYLGSQASDFVTGQILSVDGGSTL, encoded by the coding sequence ATGCACATTCGGCAAATGTTTGACCTGAAAGGAAAAGTAGCGCTGGTAACGGGAGGCGGCAGAGGGTTGGGCGAGCAGATCGCGAAAGGCTTGGCGGAAGCTGGCGCGGATGTCGCCGTATGTTCGCGGAAGCTGGAGAACTGTCAGCAAATCGCGCAGGAGCTGCAGGAAATGGGCGTGCGCAGCTTGGCTTTGGCTTGCGATGTCACCAAGCCGGAAGACATCAACCGGACGGTAGCGGAGGTGATGGAACGGTTCGGCACCATCGACATCCTCGTCAACAACAGCGGGGCGACATGGGGCGCCCCCGTCGTCGATATGCCATTGGAAGCCTGGAACAAGGTCATGGATGTCAACGTGACTGGCACGTTTCTGATGAGCCAGGCAGTGGGCCGGCATATGATCGAGAAAGGCTACGGAAAGATCATCAACATCGCTTCCGCTGCAGGACTGCGTGCCGACCCGCCAGAAGGCTTGAATGCGATCGGGTACAGCACCAGCAAGGCGGCGGTCATTCACTTCACCCGTGATCTCGCGAGAAAATGGGCACGGCACGGTATTTACGTCAACGCGATCGCTCCCGGATTTTTCGCCACGAAAATGACCAAAGCGCTGCTCGAAAAACGGGGAGACGCCATCGCCGCGAAAATTCCGCTCGGCAAGATCGGGGACGAAACGATGCTGAAAGGAGCGGCTGTCTATCTCGGCTCCCAGGCGAGCGATTTTGTGACCGGGCAAATTTTGAGCGTGGACGGTGGAAGCACGCTCTAG
- a CDS encoding D-glycerate dehydrogenase gives MKPKVIIYKKVEPSVLEYVQEACEVVYFEQLNDEDLPRFYEEAKDAKGLLGSGLKVDAALLDKTPNLKIVSNISVGYDNLDVPELTRRGVMATNTPDVLNETVADTMIALMLATARRIPELDHMVKSGKWTANITPEHFGVDMHHKTLGIIGMGRIGAAIAKRARFGFGMNILYHNRSRSQEVEETYDATFCTLDELCQESDFICLMVPLSPQTTKLIGEREFGLMKRSAIFVNGSRGATVDEDALVRALQNGEILAAGTDVFVQEPVRPDHPLLKLPNVVTLPHIGSATLETRLAMAQFAAENFVLGIQGKRPPALLNQEVFSESAGK, from the coding sequence ATGAAACCGAAAGTGATCATTTATAAAAAAGTGGAGCCAAGCGTGCTGGAGTACGTGCAGGAGGCTTGTGAGGTCGTCTACTTCGAGCAGCTGAACGACGAGGACCTGCCTCGGTTTTACGAGGAGGCAAAGGACGCGAAAGGACTGCTCGGCTCGGGTCTCAAGGTGGATGCAGCACTTCTGGACAAAACACCGAACCTGAAAATCGTCAGCAATATCTCAGTCGGCTATGACAATCTGGATGTCCCCGAACTGACCCGCAGAGGGGTGATGGCGACGAACACTCCGGATGTTTTGAACGAGACGGTCGCCGATACGATGATCGCCTTGATGCTTGCGACTGCACGGCGAATCCCGGAGCTGGACCACATGGTGAAGTCAGGCAAATGGACAGCGAATATTACTCCGGAGCACTTTGGGGTGGACATGCACCACAAGACACTGGGGATCATCGGGATGGGGCGCATCGGGGCAGCCATCGCAAAGCGGGCCCGCTTCGGATTCGGCATGAACATCCTGTATCACAATCGCTCCCGCAGCCAGGAAGTGGAAGAGACCTATGATGCGACCTTCTGTACGCTGGATGAGCTCTGCCAAGAGTCCGACTTCATCTGCCTGATGGTGCCGCTGTCTCCGCAGACGACCAAGCTGATCGGAGAACGGGAGTTTGGGTTGATGAAGAGGTCTGCCATTTTCGTGAATGGCTCCCGCGGGGCCACAGTAGACGAGGACGCGCTGGTTCGGGCCTTGCAAAACGGCGAGATTCTGGCTGCAGGGACGGATGTGTTCGTCCAGGAGCCTGTCCGTCCCGACCATCCGCTCCTGAAGCTGCCCAATGTGGTGACCTTGCCGCACATCGGCTCGGCTACGCTCGAGACACGATTGGCAATGGCTCAGTTCGCCGCGGAAAACTTCGTATTGGGCATCCAGGGCAAACGGCCACCTGCGCTTCTAAACCAGGAAGTCTTTTCGGAATCTGCCGGAAAGTAA